A genomic region of Papaver somniferum cultivar HN1 chromosome 7, ASM357369v1, whole genome shotgun sequence contains the following coding sequences:
- the LOC113295648 gene encoding QWRF motif-containing protein 7-like — protein sequence MENSSSRSRSRRYPASVIKRSPSPNLFLNRNDDRVSVPPNLPPLTPNNTTNKINYKTRNSVADDKAIEMAKIRRAKSVSKNCPSAWALYPGRSSPSSSTASAVLLKSPNNISEPANPNRKKMVTKSSSCGSDTDGGGHRGSTGGVFRYFRKVSCAKEEGSHRLRIFHTRLVQWRLVNACAEMLMAKRNSIAVMKLFNVWLRIYQMRKLMVEKRIQVEKPRQEVKLLQIINPQLNLLNKWSKIEKKNSEALTTLAGNLSSLSIRVPLINGRDGKVHTHPSMWLRP from the exons ATGGAGAACAGCAGTAGCCGAAGTCGTTCCCGTCGATATCCGGCTAGCGTAATAAAACGTTCTCCATCTCCTAATTTGTTCTTAAATAGGAACGATGACCGAGTTTCAGTACCACCTAATTTACCTCCATTAACACCCAATAATACCACCAACAAGATCAATTATAAAACCCGAAATTCTGTTGCAGATGATAAAGCAATTGAGATGGCAAAGATACGGAGAGCAAAATCTGTTTCCAAGAACTGTCCATCTGCTTGGGCCTTATATCCGGGAAGATCCTCGCCATCCTCATCTACAGCTTCGGCGGTATTGCTCAAGTCTCCAAATAATATTTCTGAACCTGCTAATCCTAATCGTAAGAAGATGGTCACAAAATCATCATCATGTGGTAGTGATACTGATGGCGGAGGACATCGCGGGAGTACCGGAGGAGTTTTTAGGTACTTTCGTAAGGTGTCGTGTGCCAAAGAAGAAGGCTCTCATAGGCTAAGGATTTTTCATACGAGACTGGTACAATGGAGATTGGTAAATGCTTGTGCTGAGATGTTGATGGCCAAACGAAATTCTATTGCAGTG ATGAAGTTGTTCAATGTTTGGTTGAGGATATATCAAATGAGGAAACTTATGgtagagaagagaattcaagtaGAAAAGCCAAGGCAGGAAGTCAAGCTGCTTCAAATTATTAATCCTCAACTCAATCTGCTCAATAAATGgtcaaaaatagaaaaaaaaaattcagaagccTTAACAACATTAGCAGGAAATTTGTCATCGTTATCCATCAGAGTACCTTTAATAAATGGTCGGGATGGGAAAGTGCACACCCACCCTTCCATGTGGCTCCGTCCCTAG